The proteins below come from a single Syntrophorhabdaceae bacterium genomic window:
- a CDS encoding translocation/assembly module TamB domain-containing protein, translated as MKKRRLVLYVLSFLLLAFTASFLWSMYTTAGTSFLLKGIERVLQGTMEMKKVTGRIGYSLHVEGFRLNLADLTVAVDTADLKWQPSHLITGKVAITELGITGLSITNTRPPDNEPVDLLLPRVPRWLTGLYGWVHRLNIDKVKYVTPGSEPVTIDGVSATVLWDRGILYLNNMNVRTAYGSAGGIVTTNLARPALRAQFTVTLPNSPAGIDTLSLDARLPASKGDEQIAGPLVLTAAAGEQERYSLQCRVGVARHALRISEGKFSRKDGKGSAEARGTLDVSGGEPAFTLSAKVTGLDLAPEVKTSTDLSGNLDIAGTLKGFEGKFDLKNRGASWRSMELKGSIRGDSELIELKDLEARLLGGVILGDFSASRARDMRLSTRFTAKGLNPARLHPGLEGNLNLELKGQLLIPENQPMEGSLTASLRESRFQKKTISGSLDTSLSGEVVKINALAVKGNGFALTAGGIVQKRLACEIRIDDASKLLPGATGSLFAKGWGRWLKDEPAGALTARGRNISYANLRVSSLNASMQMPDGDKGDIAVDITGRDISYGILRASTFSLAVSGKTGGHRIVLNAAYDKDTIDALAQGKYADGAWQGTILKISGTQDPFGRFDLAGPATVNVSKKRVGLSPFILTSPAGEKVDMSADITLEPMVGFAAAKWQQLNLARAGGLMGRSKLQGRTSGETRAQWLSGGRLALSGDISGSGAFSQGSMMVKAGSVNGKLNWDRSGLSASLDMDLGNEGRVNTRVSSKQPAAFSVPGQGSFQAVWKGLNMNMLQPMLPDTVRLKGRLSGEVKGGFLPGNRFELAGQTGISDGSFSWRGDQGEITAPIRETAIDWAWKDTSLKGTANLRLAQYGHAKAVFQVPLGARFPVTINSGSPATVSIQGAMSEKGLLAALFPGLARETSGQVDFDLTGNGTFADPRINGRLNLKGASAYLPPAGIHLKDASADVQFDNNRIVLSSFLVRSGAGHISGTGVAVHDRGKIRNFEAILKGERFEAVGLPELRASVNPDLTFSGDAKKVSVRGSVLIPQALIREEQKETLIKPSLDVIVEGREKEPERSLPLAVDMTVAVTLGDEVLVKAYGIDTRLAGRINITMTGLDDVRASGNISTVKGRFDAYGVKLDIKRGRIAFGGGPVNRATLDILALRTVSDVSAGVLVTGTPASPIVNLYSEPPMPDRDILSYIVLGRPGGTAGQSDTALLARAAGGLLTGGKSSAIKKQLGLDVLDVESADGDISKSIVKVGKYLSPKLFISYGRSIYTGENIFGIRYSLTKRVDVESTMGNQSGAAIYYRIEFN; from the coding sequence ATGAAAAAACGGCGTCTCGTCCTCTATGTGCTCTCATTTCTCCTCCTTGCGTTCACCGCATCATTCTTGTGGTCCATGTACACAACCGCCGGCACCTCCTTCCTTCTCAAAGGGATAGAGCGGGTCCTTCAGGGCACCATGGAGATGAAGAAGGTCACGGGTAGGATCGGGTATTCGCTCCATGTGGAAGGCTTCAGGCTGAACCTTGCGGACCTCACGGTGGCCGTCGATACGGCGGATCTGAAATGGCAGCCTTCGCACCTCATCACCGGCAAGGTGGCAATCACCGAACTGGGGATAACGGGCCTGTCGATCACGAACACCAGGCCGCCCGATAACGAGCCTGTCGACCTCCTCCTGCCCCGGGTCCCGAGGTGGCTTACCGGGCTCTACGGCTGGGTGCACAGGCTCAATATCGACAAGGTAAAATACGTGACGCCGGGGAGCGAACCCGTGACTATCGACGGCGTTTCCGCAACGGTCCTGTGGGACCGGGGCATACTCTATCTGAACAATATGAATGTAAGAACTGCTTACGGCAGCGCGGGGGGCATCGTAACGACCAATCTCGCGAGGCCGGCCCTGAGGGCACAGTTTACAGTGACCCTTCCGAATAGCCCGGCGGGCATTGACACCTTGTCCCTCGACGCCCGTCTCCCGGCGTCAAAAGGTGATGAACAGATCGCCGGACCCCTCGTACTCACCGCCGCCGCGGGAGAACAGGAGCGCTACAGCCTTCAATGCCGCGTCGGCGTCGCCCGTCATGCCCTCCGGATCAGCGAGGGGAAGTTTTCGAGAAAAGACGGCAAAGGGAGTGCTGAGGCCAGGGGAACGCTCGATGTTTCGGGAGGCGAACCGGCATTCACCTTATCGGCAAAGGTCACCGGCCTTGACCTTGCTCCCGAGGTAAAGACGAGCACGGACCTTTCGGGAAACCTGGATATCGCCGGAACCCTCAAGGGTTTCGAGGGAAAATTCGATCTCAAGAACCGGGGAGCATCGTGGAGGAGCATGGAGCTCAAAGGCAGCATCCGGGGTGATAGCGAACTCATTGAACTCAAGGACCTCGAAGCGAGACTGCTCGGCGGCGTTATACTCGGAGATTTCAGCGCATCCCGGGCCCGGGACATGAGACTGTCGACCCGTTTTACCGCAAAAGGACTCAATCCCGCAAGGCTGCACCCCGGCCTCGAGGGGAACCTGAATCTCGAATTGAAAGGACAGTTGCTGATACCTGAGAACCAGCCGATGGAAGGATCCCTAACGGCCTCGTTGAGAGAAAGCCGGTTCCAGAAAAAGACAATATCGGGCAGCCTCGACACATCGCTCAGCGGCGAAGTTGTAAAGATCAACGCCCTGGCCGTAAAGGGGAATGGATTTGCCCTCACGGCCGGCGGCATCGTCCAAAAACGCCTTGCCTGCGAGATACGCATCGACGACGCCTCGAAACTCCTTCCCGGTGCGACAGGAAGCCTTTTCGCAAAGGGATGGGGCAGGTGGCTCAAAGACGAACCCGCCGGCGCCCTGACGGCACGGGGAAGGAACATATCCTATGCCAACCTCAGGGTCTCATCCCTCAATGCGTCCATGCAAATGCCCGACGGAGACAAAGGTGACATTGCTGTCGACATCACGGGCCGGGACATATCCTACGGCATCCTCCGGGCAAGCACATTCAGCCTGGCGGTGAGCGGCAAGACCGGCGGCCACAGGATCGTCCTCAACGCGGCATACGACAAGGACACGATAGACGCCCTCGCACAGGGGAAATACGCCGATGGTGCCTGGCAGGGCACGATCCTGAAGATCTCCGGGACACAGGACCCCTTCGGCAGATTTGACCTGGCCGGGCCGGCAACGGTCAATGTCTCAAAAAAACGGGTGGGCCTTTCACCCTTCATCCTGACGAGCCCAGCCGGTGAAAAGGTCGACATGAGCGCCGACATCACCCTTGAACCCATGGTCGGTTTTGCGGCCGCAAAATGGCAGCAGCTCAACCTCGCACGGGCGGGCGGGCTGATGGGGCGATCAAAACTTCAAGGCCGGACATCGGGGGAAACCCGGGCACAATGGCTCAGCGGCGGGCGTCTTGCCCTCTCGGGCGACATCAGCGGGTCGGGAGCATTCTCGCAGGGGTCGATGATGGTGAAGGCCGGCAGCGTCAATGGAAAATTGAACTGGGACAGATCGGGGCTCAGTGCGTCCCTCGACATGGATCTCGGCAATGAAGGACGGGTGAACACCCGCGTGTCTTCGAAACAGCCCGCGGCCTTTTCCGTGCCCGGCCAGGGGTCATTTCAGGCAGTCTGGAAGGGCCTCAATATGAATATGCTCCAACCGATGCTCCCCGATACCGTCCGTCTCAAGGGGCGCCTGTCCGGTGAAGTGAAGGGCGGTTTCCTGCCCGGCAACCGCTTCGAACTTGCGGGACAGACAGGTATTTCCGACGGCTCCTTCTCCTGGCGCGGCGACCAGGGCGAGATCACGGCACCCATCAGGGAGACCGCCATTGATTGGGCATGGAAGGATACGTCCCTCAAGGGAACGGCGAATCTCAGGCTTGCGCAGTATGGCCATGCAAAGGCCGTATTTCAGGTCCCGCTTGGGGCACGGTTTCCGGTCACGATCAACAGCGGCTCCCCGGCAACGGTGTCGATACAGGGCGCAATGAGCGAGAAAGGCCTGCTTGCCGCATTATTCCCGGGACTTGCCCGGGAAACCAGCGGGCAGGTGGATTTTGACCTCACGGGAAACGGTACCTTTGCAGATCCCCGGATCAACGGCAGGCTGAACCTCAAGGGGGCGAGCGCATACCTGCCTCCAGCGGGCATACATCTCAAGGATGCCAGTGCCGATGTTCAGTTCGACAACAACCGGATAGTCCTGTCCTCCTTCCTTGTCCGCTCCGGGGCGGGCCATATCAGCGGTACCGGGGTTGCTGTGCACGACAGGGGGAAGATCAGGAACTTCGAGGCAATCTTGAAAGGTGAGCGGTTCGAGGCCGTCGGTCTTCCCGAACTCCGGGCGTCGGTCAACCCCGACCTCACATTCAGCGGTGACGCAAAGAAGGTGTCGGTGAGGGGCTCGGTCCTCATACCTCAAGCCCTCATCCGCGAAGAGCAGAAGGAAACCCTCATCAAGCCGAGTCTCGATGTCATCGTGGAAGGCAGGGAGAAAGAACCTGAACGCTCCCTTCCCTTAGCGGTCGATATGACGGTCGCGGTCACCCTCGGCGATGAGGTGCTCGTGAAGGCATACGGTATCGACACGCGTCTTGCCGGCAGGATCAATATCACCATGACGGGCCTCGACGACGTCAGGGCAAGCGGCAACATTTCGACCGTAAAGGGCAGGTTTGATGCCTACGGCGTCAAGCTTGACATCAAGAGGGGACGGATCGCCTTCGGCGGAGGCCCGGTGAACCGGGCAACCCTCGACATCCTGGCGCTTCGGACGGTAAGCGATGTGTCTGCCGGAGTCCTCGTCACGGGAACCCCGGCATCACCGATCGTTAATCTCTATTCCGAACCTCCCATGCCGGACAGGGACATCCTGAGCTACATTGTTCTCGGCAGACCGGGGGGCACCGCAGGACAGAGCGACACCGCCCTTCTGGCCAGGGCCGCAGGCGGTCTTCTCACGGGAGGAAAGTCCTCCGCCATCAAGAAACAATTGGGTCTCGACGTTCTCGACGTCGAATCTGCGGACGGCGACATTTCAAAGTCCATCGTCAAGGTCGGCAAATACCTCTCGCCGAAACTCTTCATCAGCTATGGCCGTTCGATATACACGGGAGAGAACATTTTCGGCATCCGGTACAGTCTCACGAAACGGGTGGACGTGGAAAGCACAATGGGCAACCAGAGCGGCGCCGCCATTTACTACAGGATAGAATTTAATTGA